In Crinalium epipsammum PCC 9333, the following are encoded in one genomic region:
- a CDS encoding SAM-dependent methyltransferase has protein sequence MQLNLFEYKSRTASSTTNNLLTLPTRNLNYLAANTLIAKKLRETADGMQSEINSKLNSPIMEQRQTQRRAFMAEAIVATGKRLQTIQGYLYKLADAWDDGTVPPILGKIRTKKALESLLGITGLSRLEKEYCPKEIYASWKEHKELLTDLTKIGITSAELTIEAIDALLEFNLEPPEPPTILKIQGLQRKLIGKVIFDYFPSPPPVARRVVEKAQIQPGETVLEPHGGSGELCDAVLEFCPDALLEVVEIDFDLQNLLILKGYNLVGSDCLKLTGSYNKIVANPPFTKGADCLHVRHLYEQCLAPKGRLVSIMSPAWLKNNRNPYKDFRNWFELMNGKYEHLPEGSFKTSKRYTGVSTILITLDKY, from the coding sequence ATGCAACTTAACCTATTTGAGTATAAAAGCCGGACGGCTAGTTCAACGACCAATAATCTATTAACCTTACCTACAAGGAACTTAAACTATCTAGCAGCAAACACCCTCATAGCTAAAAAACTGCGGGAAACTGCTGATGGAATGCAATCCGAAATTAATAGCAAACTCAACTCACCGATCATGGAGCAACGACAAACTCAACGTCGTGCATTTATGGCGGAAGCAATAGTAGCCACAGGGAAAAGATTACAGACTATACAAGGCTATTTGTACAAATTAGCTGATGCTTGGGACGATGGCACTGTACCACCAATTCTAGGAAAAATTAGGACAAAAAAAGCATTAGAATCTTTGCTAGGAATAACCGGACTTAGCCGATTAGAAAAAGAGTACTGCCCTAAAGAAATTTATGCCAGTTGGAAGGAGCATAAGGAGCTACTGACAGATCTAACTAAGATTGGCATAACCAGTGCTGAACTAACAATTGAGGCTATTGACGCGCTACTGGAATTTAATCTTGAACCACCAGAACCCCCGACAATTCTCAAAATTCAAGGATTACAGAGAAAACTGATTGGCAAAGTAATATTTGATTATTTTCCTAGTCCACCACCAGTAGCTAGACGAGTAGTTGAAAAAGCTCAAATTCAGCCTGGTGAGACAGTACTAGAACCTCATGGTGGAAGTGGTGAACTTTGTGATGCTGTATTAGAATTTTGTCCAGATGCCCTCTTAGAAGTAGTAGAAATTGATTTTGATTTGCAAAATCTACTTATTCTCAAAGGTTATAATCTGGTTGGAAGCGACTGCCTCAAATTAACTGGAAGCTATAACAAAATTGTAGCTAATCCACCCTTTACAAAAGGAGCAGATTGTCTTCATGTGCGCCACTTGTATGAACAGTGTCTAGCTCCTAAAGGCAGACTGGTATCAATCATGTCCCCTGCTTGGTTAAAGAATAATCGAAACCCTTACAAGGACTTTAGGAACTGGTTTGAGTTAATGAATGGCAAGTACGAACACCTACCAGAAGGAAGCTTCAAAACTAGCAAAAGATACACAGGAGTTTCAACTATTTTGATAACCCTTGACAAGTATTAA